A part of Papilio machaon chromosome 21, ilPapMach1.1, whole genome shotgun sequence genomic DNA contains:
- the LOC106718575 gene encoding T-box transcription factor TBX1, giving the protein MEGQEWRDEWHQPRLMDGGLSSNHCPRAVFLQQSIAERVGRDPEQIPTLPLHHTIGDNAVCGRSTYSPLQALSESTCRDHAAQPAPQHPPIQQPPRLQVTSQNVTLHPAVARCSATLELAALWRSFHELGTEMIVTKAGRRMFPALQARLAGLLPTADYLLLVDFVPLDDKRYRYAFHSSSWVVAGKADPVSPPRIHVHPDSPAAGAHWMRQLVSFDKLKLTNNQLDDNGHIILNSMHRYQPRLHVVYLPAEGARPASASASASATSPSTVPYRTFVFPETGFTAVTAYQNHRITQLKIASNPFAKGFRDCDPDDCPPEQSQQRAVTRRREAAAPEPCPALAQPYAAEPSACGPLYAHAHTVRYQPHAGPNTTYSAYYAHR; this is encoded by the exons GTGGTTTATCAAGTAATCACTGTCCACGCGCAGTATTCCTTCAGCAGTCCATCGCGGAGCGCGTCGGACGAGACCCTGAACAGATACCGACTCTACCTCTACACCACACAATTGGAGac AATGCGGTATGCGGTCGCAGCACATACTCACCACTGCAGGCGCTCAGCGAGAGCACATGTCGTGATCACGCTGCGCAGCCCGCGCCCCAACACCCGCCCATACAGCAGCCTCCACGGCTACAG GTGACATCACAGAATGTGACCCTGCACCCGGCGGTCGCGCGCTGCTCTGCGACCCTTGAGCTAGCGGCTCTCTGGCGCAGCTTCCACGAGCTGGGCACGGAGATGATAGTGACGAAGGCCGGCCGCCGCATGTTCCCGGCGCTACAGGCGCGCCTCGCGGGACTCCTTCCCACAGCCGACTACCTGTTGCTGGTTGACTTCGTGCCACTTGATGATAAGAGATACAGATACGCCTTCCACAG CTCGAGCTGGGTGGTGGCGGGCAAGGCGGACCCTGTGTCTCCGCCGCGCATCCACGTGCACCCTGACTCACCAGCTGCTGGCGCACACTGGATGCGTCAGCTCGTCTCCTTCGACAAACTCAAGCTCACCAACAATCAGCTCGACGACAACGGACAT ATAATCCTGAACTCGATGCACCGCTACCAGCCGCGCCTGCACGTGGTGTACTTGCCGGCAGAGGGCGCGCGgcccgcctccgcctccgcctccgcctccgccacCTCCCCCTCCACAGTCCCATACCGCACGTTCGTCTTCCCGGAGACAGGCTTCACCGCTGTTACCGCCTACCAGAACCACCGG ataacACAATTGAAAATAGCAAGCAATCCTTTCGCTAAAGGATTCAGAGACTGTGATCCTGACGACTG CCCACCGGAACAAAGCCAGCAGAGAGCGGTGACGCGACGGCGCGAGGCGGCTGCTCCTGAGCCCTGCCCCGCGCTGGCGCAGCCATACGCCGCTGAGCCTAGCGCGTGCGGACCTCTCTATGCGCACGCGCATACCGTGCG ATATCAACCACACGCGGGACCAAACACAACATACAGCGCATACTATGCCCACAGATAG